A window of the Planctomycetota bacterium genome harbors these coding sequences:
- a CDS encoding ABC transporter ATP-binding protein, translated as MNATAVDVRHLTCRYAGRETPAVDDVSFACDVGQTLALVGPNGGGKTTLFRVLATLLPPTSGTAAVLGFDVHTDRDAVRSKLGVVFQNPALDKELTARENLAYHARLAGIDRRDANAAADAWLERVALADRGADVVKTLSGGMRRRLEIARSLLAEPDVLLMDEPTVGLDPGARRDVWKLVRHLRESSGRPMTVVVSTHLLDDLAADAADADRIVLIDAGRIVADDTPDALRQRATGDVVRLAPRDPAMLDDLAECLRPHGNVTNGDGALTLRVPDGQTVLSSLMASDDLPPMRECSVSAATLDDVFMTLTGRGLSSDVYSRRSITNGSPEAC; from the coding sequence TTGAACGCCACCGCCGTCGACGTCCGACACCTGACCTGCCGCTACGCCGGCCGCGAGACGCCTGCGGTCGACGACGTGTCGTTCGCGTGCGACGTCGGCCAAACCCTCGCGCTCGTCGGACCCAATGGCGGCGGGAAGACGACGCTCTTTCGCGTTCTCGCCACGCTCTTGCCGCCGACGTCGGGCACGGCCGCGGTGCTCGGGTTCGACGTGCACACTGATCGCGATGCCGTGCGGTCAAAGCTCGGCGTCGTCTTCCAGAACCCGGCCCTCGACAAAGAACTGACCGCCCGGGAGAACCTCGCGTACCACGCACGTCTGGCCGGTATCGACCGACGCGATGCAAACGCTGCCGCGGACGCTTGGTTGGAGCGTGTCGCCCTTGCCGATCGCGGAGCCGACGTCGTCAAAACGCTCAGCGGCGGCATGCGGCGTCGACTGGAAATCGCACGCAGCCTCCTGGCTGAACCCGATGTTCTATTGATGGACGAACCGACCGTCGGCCTCGATCCCGGAGCCAGGCGTGACGTCTGGAAACTCGTTCGTCATTTGCGCGAGTCGTCCGGGCGACCGATGACCGTTGTCGTCAGCACGCACCTGCTCGACGATCTCGCCGCCGACGCGGCTGACGCGGACCGGATTGTGCTGATCGACGCTGGCCGGATCGTCGCGGACGACACGCCCGATGCCCTTCGACAGCGTGCGACCGGCGACGTCGTTCGGCTCGCCCCGCGCGATCCGGCAATGCTCGACGACCTTGCCGAATGCCTCCGTCCGCACGGCAACGTGACCAATGGCGACGGTGCTCTGACGCTGCGTGTGCCGGATGGCCAGACCGTGCTGTCGAGCCTGATGGCCAGCGACGACCTTCCGCCGATGCGCGAGTGTAGCGTCTCTGCCGCGACGCTCGACGACGTCTTCATGACGCTCACCGGTCGCGGACTCAGCAGCGACGTTTACAGCCGCAGGTCGATCACGAATGGCTCGCCCGAGGCCTGCTGA
- a CDS encoding DUF6404 family protein translates to MSDDYQRRTEELGRALRKQGVRGREFAPWPYRVAWRMGWRVRSPLYQPLWLLAIVWGVPYGVTLAILFWLDSATIGWLTSNVGGDGGFSCAMIVFMSTFWGVGMAWWLKSRFRNVTLPPWDAAPPGEATA, encoded by the coding sequence GTGAGCGACGACTACCAGCGACGCACGGAGGAACTCGGGCGGGCGCTGCGAAAGCAGGGCGTGCGGGGGCGGGAGTTCGCGCCGTGGCCGTACCGAGTGGCATGGCGGATGGGATGGCGGGTGCGGTCGCCGTTGTATCAGCCGCTGTGGTTGCTGGCGATCGTGTGGGGCGTGCCGTACGGCGTGACGCTGGCGATTCTATTTTGGCTGGACTCGGCGACGATCGGGTGGCTGACATCAAACGTGGGCGGGGACGGTGGATTCAGTTGCGCGATGATCGTCTTCATGAGCACGTTCTGGGGCGTCGGGATGGCTTGGTGGTTGAAGAGCAGATTCCGCAACGTGACGCTGCCGCCTTGGGACGCGGCACCCCCTGGCGAAGCAACCGCATGA
- a CDS encoding PEP-CTERM sorting domain-containing protein (PEP-CTERM proteins occur, often in large numbers, in the proteomes of bacteria that also encode an exosortase, a predicted intramembrane cysteine proteinase. The presence of a PEP-CTERM domain at a protein's C-terminus predicts cleavage within the sorting domain, followed by covalent anchoring to some some component of the (usually Gram-negative) cell surface. Many PEP-CTERM proteins exhibit an unusual sequence composition that includes large numbers of potential glycosylation sites. Expression of one such protein has been shown restore the ability of a bacterium to form floc, a type of biofilm.), whose translation MQQNKLNTARLGTYAASAAALSIAAPASAGIVFTEVGPVDGALFNGPNVAGQGTSNGGNDIIIPIDFDQDGTAEMEVVYEEPVTNNLNIKIQGSPTNAVGNAEDEIVVDRTQAAGNANSPLNLQFGDTIDASLTSPERSFQFIGLTDSGNSPSGISNSNGGGNFDLLDPIAPEYIGVRTIIDGEQHYGWIGIVITERDNTNDVLTGFVSGYAYNDVPGAGIKAGAIPEPTSAAVLALGAAGLASMRRRR comes from the coding sequence ATGCAACAGAACAAGCTCAATACCGCACGCCTCGGCACCTACGCCGCCTCCGCCGCCGCCCTTTCGATCGCCGCGCCGGCATCGGCCGGAATCGTCTTCACCGAAGTCGGCCCAGTCGACGGCGCCCTGTTCAACGGGCCCAACGTCGCTGGCCAAGGCACCAGCAACGGCGGCAACGACATCATCATCCCGATCGACTTTGATCAGGACGGCACGGCCGAAATGGAAGTCGTTTACGAGGAACCAGTCACCAACAACCTGAATATCAAGATCCAGGGCTCACCGACCAATGCGGTCGGCAACGCTGAAGACGAGATCGTGGTCGACCGAACCCAGGCAGCGGGCAACGCAAACAGCCCGTTGAACCTGCAGTTCGGCGACACGATTGACGCTTCGCTGACGTCGCCGGAACGGTCGTTCCAGTTCATCGGCCTCACCGACAGCGGCAACTCGCCAAGCGGCATCTCCAACAGCAACGGCGGTGGCAACTTCGACCTGCTCGACCCGATCGCGCCGGAGTACATCGGCGTTCGGACCATTATTGATGGCGAGCAGCACTACGGCTGGATCGGCATCGTCATCACTGAGCGCGACAACACCAACGACGTGCTCACCGGCTTTGTCAGCGGCTACGCGTACAACGACGTTCCCGGCGCAGGCATCAAGGCCGGTGCGATTCCGGAGCCGACCTCGGCAGCCGTCCTAGCCCTCGGTGCCGCGGGCCTCGCTTCGATGCGTCGCCGCCGCTAG
- a CDS encoding GNAT family N-acetyltransferase, which yields MQVIEPTQSDVVEAGSPETVRPARMLLPAAMHPTTVERFWVARNEVRRIVGAAAVSRLWSGGEDAGPSAELSVLDGFRGRGLGRMLLEQVVSHARTLGAKGLHGRAAYAEDSSELRAARSMGFDRGVAAMEVTLDARDVARECQHVLDRLRQRGRVPAGVVARPLCEVDEALLDEVAEQQCIEVGGDAVDVRRRLGRIDPDAFDLDVSVAVTDAEGLVGFGLVHVPARDVAATVMESVVVLPRARRGWANAMLKEKVATQFVAKGGTTFQMMTFDTHRDTRRQGERLAAVKTRTLVRPTMLLA from the coding sequence GTGCAGGTGATCGAGCCAACGCAGTCGGACGTCGTCGAAGCTGGATCGCCAGAGACGGTTCGGCCGGCGCGGATGTTGCTGCCGGCGGCGATGCACCCGACGACGGTCGAGCGGTTCTGGGTCGCGCGCAATGAAGTCCGTCGCATCGTCGGTGCGGCGGCGGTGTCGCGTTTGTGGTCGGGCGGCGAGGATGCCGGGCCGAGTGCAGAGCTGTCGGTGCTGGACGGCTTTCGTGGGCGCGGCCTTGGTCGAATGCTGCTTGAACAGGTCGTGTCGCACGCGAGAACGCTCGGTGCGAAGGGGTTGCACGGGCGGGCGGCGTACGCGGAGGACTCATCGGAGCTGCGGGCCGCGCGGTCGATGGGGTTCGATCGCGGCGTGGCTGCGATGGAGGTGACGCTCGACGCACGCGACGTCGCTCGCGAGTGTCAGCACGTGCTGGACCGACTGCGACAGCGCGGCCGTGTGCCAGCGGGTGTTGTCGCTCGGCCGCTGTGCGAGGTGGACGAGGCGTTGCTCGACGAGGTGGCTGAGCAGCAGTGCATCGAGGTCGGCGGCGATGCAGTAGACGTGCGACGTCGACTCGGGCGGATCGATCCTGACGCGTTCGACCTGGACGTGTCGGTGGCCGTGACGGATGCGGAAGGGCTGGTCGGCTTCGGCCTGGTGCACGTGCCGGCGAGGGACGTGGCTGCGACGGTGATGGAGTCGGTCGTCGTGCTGCCGCGGGCCAGGCGTGGCTGGGCGAACGCGATGCTCAAGGAGAAGGTCGCCACGCAATTCGTCGCCAAGGGCGGGACGACGTTTCAGATGATGACGTTCGACACGCACCGCGACACGCGTCGCCAGGGCGAGCGGCTGGCGGCGGTCAAGACGCGGACGCTCGTTCGGCCGACGATGCTTCTTGCTTGA
- a CDS encoding PEP-CTERM sorting domain-containing protein — translation MQKTFLSIVAGLVGLLLAASSVAAEIVYSNFGPTRDGIQWAFQAPPRYNANTITLEGTEREVTEVTVGLWKQFIPLSGIDNTGTIDLTLRLYDVDSAGRPSSILYQSPTIDDLLIDNLSLPIDSQEFQVTFDVPNITVPDTFAVAAAISDRQTTRPVAFSNYGDPTIGTFESRWFSTTDGLNWTQVTTTEAWGLQVTVVPEPTTVALAGVAGVTLLRRRR, via the coding sequence ATGCAGAAGACCTTCCTTTCGATCGTCGCGGGCTTGGTGGGCCTTCTGTTGGCGGCATCATCCGTTGCGGCAGAGATCGTCTACAGCAACTTCGGCCCGACGCGCGACGGCATCCAGTGGGCGTTCCAGGCACCGCCGCGCTACAACGCAAACACGATCACGCTCGAAGGGACCGAACGCGAGGTCACCGAGGTGACGGTCGGGCTCTGGAAGCAGTTCATCCCGCTCAGCGGCATCGACAACACCGGCACGATCGACCTGACGCTCCGGCTCTACGACGTCGACTCAGCCGGCCGGCCTTCGTCGATCCTCTACCAGTCGCCGACAATCGACGATCTGCTCATCGACAACCTGAGTCTGCCGATCGATTCGCAAGAGTTTCAGGTGACGTTCGACGTGCCGAACATCACGGTGCCCGACACCTTTGCCGTTGCGGCCGCGATCAGTGATCGGCAGACCACGCGTCCGGTTGCCTTCAGCAACTACGGCGACCCGACGATCGGCACGTTCGAGTCGCGCTGGTTCAGCACGACCGACGGCCTGAACTGGACGCAGGTCACGACGACCGAAGCCTGGGGCCTGCAAGTCACCGTCGTCCCAGAGCCGACAACCGTCGCACTCGCGGGCGTCGCTGGTGTGACGCTGCTGCGGCGTCGCAGGTAG
- a CDS encoding ECF-type sigma factor, which translates to MADETSPFDRQLYDQLRQAAGRMMQQERRDHTLSATAVVHEVFLRLRRGSYPNAAAYFKAATTAMRRVLVDHARQKLADKRGGDARPVRWDDLPDALQLAAADRCEEILSLDEAISRLGGGSNNRAADVVRMKFFGGFSLAEIAEALDITERTVKRDWQFARAQLYRLLKDCNA; encoded by the coding sequence ATGGCAGACGAAACGTCGCCGTTCGATCGGCAGCTTTATGACCAGCTGCGCCAGGCCGCCGGGCGGATGATGCAGCAGGAGCGTCGCGACCACACGCTCTCCGCGACGGCCGTCGTTCACGAAGTTTTTCTGCGGTTGCGTCGCGGCAGCTACCCCAACGCCGCCGCGTACTTCAAGGCCGCGACGACCGCGATGCGGCGTGTGCTCGTCGACCACGCCCGCCAGAAGCTCGCCGACAAACGTGGCGGCGACGCCCGGCCGGTTCGGTGGGACGACCTGCCCGACGCCCTGCAACTCGCCGCCGCCGACCGGTGCGAAGAAATCCTGTCCCTTGACGAAGCCATCTCCCGCTTAGGTGGGGGAAGCAACAACCGCGCGGCCGACGTGGTGCGCATGAAGTTCTTCGGCGGTTTCTCGCTCGCCGAGATCGCCGAAGCCCTCGACATCACCGAACGCACCGTCAAACGCGACTGGCAATTCGCCCGAGCCCAGCTCTACCGCCTGCTGAAAGACTGCAATGCCTGA
- a CDS encoding family 10 glycosylhydrolase, translating into MKYAVGVLYRVCLISLLVALATPASHADELPEPPELARELRGVWVATVENIDWPSARDLSVSQQQAEARAILDLAAELRLNTVVFQVRPAADALYPSDLEPWSYYLTGEQGKAPEPFYDPLAFWIRESHARGLELHVWLNPFRVQPNKGSYELSPDSIANTDPELVVDYGNDSKRMLWMNPAMAAARERTLAVFEDLVTRYDLDGVHIDDYFYPYPVDGVDWPTHAYDAYVEGGGELSLGDFRRKAIDDLVEAMYEQTKDIKPHVKVGISPFGIWRPGNPPSIQGFDQYARLYADARKWLQEGWLDYWTPQLYWPIARVPQSFPQLLVWWHQQNDEARILAPGLYTGRVKFQDWPVDEIIGQVLTARAISALTETGTGHVHFSSQILTQNIKGMSEQYRDRLYTEVALPPEMPWIDDDAPDAPDVSLAADTATRATRPTTQPASDLGDKFETVQFLPSPEPDAGLRLTLRPDGETPRRWAIQVLRESTGWTTTIHPGTRRTLVIADFDDDAVEAVAVLAIDASGNASEATVVLNSRSELAEAD; encoded by the coding sequence ATGAAATATGCTGTCGGCGTGCTCTACCGCGTCTGCTTGATCTCGCTGTTGGTCGCCTTGGCGACGCCCGCTTCGCACGCTGACGAGCTACCGGAACCGCCGGAGCTCGCGCGCGAGCTTCGCGGCGTCTGGGTTGCGACCGTCGAGAACATCGACTGGCCGAGCGCTCGCGACCTGTCGGTGTCACAGCAACAGGCCGAGGCCCGGGCGATTCTCGACCTCGCCGCCGAGCTTCGGCTGAACACCGTCGTCTTCCAGGTTCGCCCCGCTGCCGACGCGCTCTATCCGAGCGACCTGGAGCCCTGGAGCTACTACCTCACCGGCGAACAAGGCAAAGCCCCCGAGCCGTTCTACGACCCGCTGGCCTTCTGGATCCGCGAGTCCCACGCCCGCGGCCTGGAGCTGCACGTCTGGCTCAACCCGTTCCGTGTCCAGCCCAACAAGGGCTCGTACGAGCTCTCGCCCGACAGCATCGCCAACACCGACCCCGAGCTCGTCGTCGACTATGGCAACGACTCAAAGCGGATGCTTTGGATGAACCCCGCCATGGCGGCCGCCCGCGAGCGGACGCTGGCCGTCTTCGAAGACCTCGTCACCCGCTACGACCTCGACGGCGTCCACATCGACGACTACTTTTATCCGTACCCCGTCGACGGCGTCGACTGGCCGACCCACGCGTACGACGCCTACGTCGAAGGCGGCGGCGAGCTCAGCCTCGGCGACTTCCGACGCAAGGCCATCGACGACCTCGTCGAGGCGATGTACGAGCAGACCAAGGACATCAAGCCGCACGTCAAGGTCGGCATCAGCCCCTTCGGCATCTGGCGTCCCGGCAACCCGCCGAGCATCCAGGGCTTCGACCAATACGCCCGCCTCTATGCCGACGCGCGCAAGTGGCTGCAGGAAGGGTGGCTCGACTACTGGACGCCGCAGCTCTACTGGCCGATTGCCCGCGTGCCGCAGAGCTTTCCGCAGCTGCTCGTTTGGTGGCACCAGCAGAACGACGAGGCCCGCATCCTCGCCCCCGGCCTCTACACCGGCCGCGTGAAGTTCCAGGACTGGCCCGTCGACGAGATCATCGGCCAGGTGCTGACCGCCCGCGCTATCAGCGCGCTCACCGAGACCGGCACTGGTCATGTCCACTTCTCGAGCCAGATTCTGACGCAGAACATCAAGGGCATGAGCGAGCAGTACCGCGACCGCCTCTACACCGAAGTCGCCCTGCCGCCCGAGATGCCGTGGATCGACGACGACGCACCGGACGCCCCCGACGTCTCGCTTGCCGCTGACACCGCCACACGCGCGACTCGGCCCACGACGCAGCCTGCCAGCGATCTGGGCGACAAGTTCGAGACCGTCCAGTTCCTTCCGTCGCCTGAGCCCGACGCGGGCCTGCGTCTGACGCTCCGCCCCGACGGCGAGACGCCCCGCCGCTGGGCCATCCAGGTGCTCCGAGAATCCACCGGCTGGACGACCACCATCCACCCCGGCACGCGACGCACGCTGGTGATCGCCGACTTCGATGACGACGCGGTCGAGGCCGTCGCCGTTCTCGCAATTGATGCGTCTGGCAACGCGAGCGAGGCGACGGTCGTCCTGAACAGTCGCAGCGAACTTGCGGAAGCGGATTAA
- a CDS encoding PEP-CTERM sorting domain-containing protein encodes MHRSTQPRVRAYAAAAAALTVAASASADVVYTELCPVDGALFNGPNVPGIGPANGGNDIIIPIDFNQDGTTELEVSYEEAQGALNIKIQGNPDNAIGNREDEILVDRTAPLGEANNPLDLQFGEIIDATDNGTTRSWQFIGLTGPTFNPDASSSISGIAGSNQVGADGTDSGNFEVIDGKTPEYIGVRTIIDGEQHYGWIGIVITTKVNASLSGQPDELEGFVTGYAYESTPGVGLAAGVIPEPTSAAMLALGAAAFAARRR; translated from the coding sequence ATGCATCGTTCTACACAACCACGCGTTCGCGCCTACGCCGCCGCTGCGGCAGCACTGACCGTCGCGGCTTCTGCTTCCGCCGACGTCGTCTACACCGAGCTCTGCCCGGTCGACGGAGCCCTCTTCAACGGCCCCAACGTCCCGGGCATCGGCCCGGCCAACGGTGGAAACGACATCATCATCCCGATCGACTTCAACCAGGACGGCACGACGGAGCTCGAAGTGTCGTACGAGGAAGCACAGGGAGCGCTCAACATCAAGATTCAGGGCAATCCCGACAACGCGATTGGTAACCGCGAGGACGAGATCCTCGTCGACCGCACCGCGCCGCTCGGCGAAGCCAACAACCCGCTCGACCTCCAGTTCGGCGAGATCATCGACGCGACCGACAACGGCACGACGCGCTCGTGGCAGTTCATCGGGCTCACCGGGCCGACGTTCAACCCCGATGCTTCGTCATCGATCAGTGGCATCGCCGGCAGCAATCAGGTCGGCGCTGACGGCACCGATAGCGGCAACTTTGAAGTCATCGACGGAAAGACGCCCGAGTACATCGGCGTCCGCACCATCATCGACGGCGAGCAGCACTACGGCTGGATCGGCATCGTCATCACAACCAAGGTCAATGCCTCGCTCTCGGGCCAGCCCGACGAACTCGAGGGCTTCGTCACCGGCTACGCCTACGAGAGCACGCCCGGCGTCGGCCTCGCCGCGGGTGTGATTCCCGAGCCGACCTCGGCTGCCATGCTCGCGTTGGGTGCGGCAGCGTTCGCCGCCCGACGTCGCTAA
- a CDS encoding 7-carboxy-7-deazaguanine synthase QueE — MRIAERFDSIQGEGKLTGVPSAFIRASGCNLRCSWCDTHYASWKPEGGQQSVDELVSWVGEVDRKHVVFTGGEPVIQPDAEELCDRLTSDGRHITLETAGTVFKPLAIDLLSLSPKLANSTPSASQFADAHERQRLDFEAMNGLISNTRTRRGDVQVKFVVASPGDVDELGDVVDRLENIAPDDVLLMPEGTDTETLVQRSGWLAELCKSTGYRFCPRLHVFLYGDTRGT; from the coding sequence GTGCGGATCGCCGAGCGCTTCGACAGCATCCAGGGCGAAGGGAAACTGACCGGCGTGCCCAGTGCGTTCATCCGCGCCAGCGGCTGCAACCTGCGGTGTTCGTGGTGCGACACGCACTACGCGAGCTGGAAACCCGAAGGCGGCCAGCAGTCGGTGGACGAGCTGGTCTCATGGGTCGGCGAGGTCGACCGAAAGCACGTCGTCTTCACCGGCGGCGAGCCCGTCATCCAGCCGGACGCAGAGGAACTCTGCGACCGTCTCACGTCCGACGGCCGCCACATCACGCTCGAAACGGCCGGCACGGTCTTCAAGCCGCTCGCGATCGACCTTCTGAGCCTCTCGCCCAAGCTCGCCAACTCGACGCCTAGCGCAAGCCAGTTCGCCGACGCACACGAACGGCAGCGACTTGATTTCGAGGCGATGAACGGGCTGATCTCGAACACTCGAACACGACGCGGCGACGTCCAGGTCAAGTTCGTCGTTGCGTCGCCCGGCGATGTCGACGAGCTCGGTGACGTGGTTGATCGTCTTGAAAACATCGCTCCTGACGACGTCCTTCTGATGCCGGAAGGGACAGACACCGAAACGCTCGTACAACGATCCGGGTGGCTGGCAGAGCTGTGCAAGTCGACGGGTTACCGCTTCTGCCCACGGCTGCACGTGTTCCTGTACGGCGACACGCGTGGCACGTGA
- a CDS encoding choice-of-anchor R domain-containing protein — protein sequence MKQTLLVGLVAGLAFANFASAQFLGNLPSDPNAATVFNGSSVSNVEARSKAVGFTTPAGVPYELEDVTLLLSDVTSLSPSIPHVAIWSSSSSDGTLGVPETQLFVLDNPALSPDNFPVGVSNFFTFTAGTPFELLPDTSYFLLVNGAIGNQTFFWNAENPAVTPTGPATFDGYRFGISATPPTADSSVFNSFAINATAIPEPATLSTLAIGTLLLGRTRRPRH from the coding sequence ATGAAACAGACCCTGCTCGTCGGCCTTGTCGCCGGCCTCGCGTTCGCCAACTTCGCGTCGGCCCAGTTCCTCGGCAACCTTCCTTCCGACCCCAACGCCGCCACCGTCTTCAACGGCTCGAGCGTCTCCAACGTCGAAGCCCGCAGCAAGGCCGTCGGCTTCACCACGCCCGCCGGCGTGCCTTACGAGCTGGAGGACGTCACGCTCCTCCTGTCCGACGTCACGAGCCTCAGCCCGTCGATCCCGCATGTCGCGATCTGGAGCAGCTCCTCCTCCGACGGCACCCTCGGCGTTCCCGAGACCCAGCTCTTCGTCCTCGACAACCCGGCCCTGTCGCCCGACAACTTCCCCGTCGGCGTGAGCAACTTCTTCACCTTCACCGCCGGGACACCTTTCGAGCTGCTGCCCGACACGAGCTACTTCCTCCTGGTCAACGGCGCGATCGGCAACCAGACCTTCTTCTGGAACGCCGAGAACCCCGCCGTCACGCCCACGGGCCCCGCCACATTCGACGGCTACCGCTTCGGCATCAGCGCGACGCCACCGACTGCCGACAGCTCGGTCTTCAACAGCTTCGCCATCAACGCCACGGCGATCCCCGAGCCTGCCACGCTCTCGACCCTGGCCATCGGCACACTCCTGCTCGGCCGCACGCGGCGTCCCCGCCACTGA